Within the Candidatus Epulonipiscium sp. genome, the region CTGCTGAGTGGTTAGCAAATAATAGGGGATTTCTTGATGAAATATTAGAACAAGGGGTGGCATCTAAATAATATGAACAACCCAAAAGTAAGCATTCAAAAAGTATACAAGATATTTGGAAAAAGGACTACAAAAGCTTTAGAAGATCTCAAAAATGGAAAAGATAAAGAAACTATTTTAGAAGAAACAAAACAGGTCATTGCTCTTAATAATATTTCCCTTGACATTATGCCAGGGGAAGTATTCGTTATAATGGGGCTATCCGGAAGTGGTAAATCAACTCTTGCAAGATGTATTAATAGATTAATAAGACCAACTTCAGGAAAAGTCTTAATAGATGGCAAAGATATTACTAAAATGAATAGTACACAATTAAGGGAAACAAGGCGTAAAAAAATGGGTATGGTATTCCAAAATTTTGGGTTATTTCCACACTTGAATATATTAGATAACGTGGCTTATGGATTAAAAATTCAGGGAGTCGAAAAATCTAAAAGATATGAACAGGCAGGCGCGGCCATCGACCAAGTTGGTCTAAAAGGTTGGGAAATGAAATATCCCGAAGAATTAAGTGGTGGTATGCAGCAAAGAGTGGGCCTTGCTAGAGCCCTAGCCAATGATCCTGACATTTTGATTATGGATGAAGCTTTTAGTGCGTTAGACCCTCTAATCCGTGCTGATATGCAAGATGAATTAGTAGACCTACAAAAAATTATGAAAAAAACAATTATATTTATTACCCATGACTTGGATGAAGCTATAAAAATCGGTGATAGAATAGCATTAATGAAAGATGGGCAAGTGATCCAAGTTGGAACAGCCCAAGATATACTCATAAATCCTGCTGATGAATATGTAAGTAAATTCACAGAAAATGTAGACAAAAACAAAGTATTTACTGCCGAGCAAATAATGAGAGAACCCACTGCCCTAGCAAATATTACAGATAACCCTCAGGATATTATGGATAAAATTATCGAAAAAAAGATAGATTCTATTTTTGTAGTTGATAAGGATAATAACTTAAAAGGACTTATAAGGCGTAAGGAACTAGAAAGAGCTATCAAAAATAAAGATACTAATATAACGAAATACCTAGACTTTAATTTTACTAAAGTAAGAAAACATAGATCCCTAGAATCTTTATTAGCACCTCTTGCTAATTCCAATGAACCAATTGCTATAGTATCTTCCAAAAATAAACTTTTAGGAATTGTAATAAGAAGCTATATATTCGAAGCTATTACAGGAGGTGTAAAGAGTGAATAAATTACCCATTATACCCTTGGCAGATATAATAAATACATTTCTTGACAAAAATATAGAAAAAATTACCCCTATAACAAGAGCAATTAGTAAGAGATTGGAATGGTTTATAAAAGGGTTTGAAAAAAACTTAATTGCTATAAACCCCATTGTCCTAATATTAATTATTGGTATTTTGATATGGTTTTTATTAAAGGATAAAAAACTAAGTGTAATTCTTATGATACTACTTTCAGTTATCCTAGGCCTAGGATTATGGAAAGATGCCATGGGGACATTATCATTAGTAATGATAGGAACTGTTATCTCCCTACTAATGGGCATACCTATAGGTATTGCAGCAGCCCTTGATAATACAATAGAAAAAATCATAAGACCTATACTTGATTTTATGCAGACCTTACCAAGCTTTGTATATCTTATTCCCGCAGTTATGTTTTTTAGCCTAGGTAAAGTATCAGCTCTCGTAGCTATTTTGATATTCTCTATGCCACCGGCTATTAGACTAACTAATTTAGGTATTAGGGAAGTACCGGAAGATAAAATCGAAGCTTCAAAAGCTTTTGGGGCTACTAAATTCCAAATACTTTTTGGTATTCAACTACCTCTAGCACTCAAAACTATTATGACAGGTATTAACCAATGTATTATGATGGCTCTATCTATGTCAGTAATAGCGGCAATGATAGGGGCTGGTGGATTAGGAAGAAGTGTCCTTACAGCAATGCAAACCGTAGATATTGGTATGGGTATTGAAGGTGGATTAGGAATAGTCTTATTAGCTATAGTTTTAGATCGGGCAACAGAAAAGATAGCACAGAATAATCAAGGGATTCGCTAACATAATATAAAATTATAATTAGAAAATAAGCATCTGATTTATGATATACTCCCTTCTGGGTAGACTGTTAAAATAATAAAACGGTTTATTAAGAAGGGAGTATAATCGTGCCCAAAAAAGAACAACCCATCTAATGAAATTCCTTTTCATATTCTATTTTATCATGTTTTATATCCAATTTTTCTATTTTTCACATTCTTTAGCATCAAAACAGCTTCAATAGTGATGCTGTAATTACTTTGATTTAGATCATTTTAACCATTTCTTCAAAGTCTTCATAGCTTTCTACAAATTCATATGGCTCATATTCTCCATATGCTGAGGGCCTAGTAATTGTTACCAATTGAATATCGTATCCTACCTTGTCCTGTAATAGTGATAATTTCTTCTTTACGCATTTTATCAATTACAGTCCGTGCCTGTTGCTTCGTAAAGCCACAAAGTTCCCTGATTGTTGAATTAGTAATTGCCTCATTTTTTTCTAAATACTCTAGAACCATATTTTTAGCTTTAATATAGTGAACTGTCCTGTCTCTTGTATATTCAACATCTGACTTAATAGCCTCATACATCTTTGCTGTAAGCATATATTCTTTACCAACCACCTCAAGAAGACCAAGTCTTATTAAATTATTGCAACTTTTTCTTACATCATCTACTAGTGTCTGCGTTATATCTGATGCTTCTGATAACAAGATTGTTTTATCATCTGTTAAGTATTGTAAAATCATAAGCTCTGCTAAAGAAAAAGTATATTGCTGCATTTCTTGTTCTTTAATGACAAATTTTACAAAGTCAATATTATCAATAGAGCTATATATTGTCAAAGAGACAGCATCATTATAAGAACGATACTTAGGGTATGGTTTTCCCATTGAGACCATTTCCTTAAAAATAATATCAACACCTTGTCCTGTTCTCTGAACATACTTTAATCGTTGTAATGTTTCTGCAATTAGCTTATTTCTTGGTATAGA harbors:
- a CDS encoding glycine betaine/L-proline ABC transporter ATP-binding protein, which encodes MNNPKVSIQKVYKIFGKRTTKALEDLKNGKDKETILEETKQVIALNNISLDIMPGEVFVIMGLSGSGKSTLARCINRLIRPTSGKVLIDGKDITKMNSTQLRETRRKKMGMVFQNFGLFPHLNILDNVAYGLKIQGVEKSKRYEQAGAAIDQVGLKGWEMKYPEELSGGMQQRVGLARALANDPDILIMDEAFSALDPLIRADMQDELVDLQKIMKKTIIFITHDLDEAIKIGDRIALMKDGQVIQVGTAQDILINPADEYVSKFTENVDKNKVFTAEQIMREPTALANITDNPQDIMDKIIEKKIDSIFVVDKDNNLKGLIRRKELERAIKNKDTNITKYLDFNFTKVRKHRSLESLLAPLANSNEPIAIVSSKNKLLGIVIRSYIFEAITGGVKSE
- a CDS encoding ABC transporter permease subunit, translated to MNKLPIIPLADIINTFLDKNIEKITPITRAISKRLEWFIKGFEKNLIAINPIVLILIIGILIWFLLKDKKLSVILMILLSVILGLGLWKDAMGTLSLVMIGTVISLLMGIPIGIAAALDNTIEKIIRPILDFMQTLPSFVYLIPAVMFFSLGKVSALVAILIFSMPPAIRLTNLGIREVPEDKIEASKAFGATKFQILFGIQLPLALKTIMTGINQCIMMALSMSVIAAMIGAGGLGRSVLTAMQTVDIGMGIEGGLGIVLLAIVLDRATEKIAQNNQGIR